In Primulina eburnea isolate SZY01 chromosome 3, ASM2296580v1, whole genome shotgun sequence, one DNA window encodes the following:
- the LOC140827530 gene encoding uncharacterized protein, translated as MGNFKQVLKSLDAFPRAEEHLLQKTKSGALVSIVGLVIMATLFLHELTFYLSTDIVHEMAVDLKRGETLPIHVNMTFPSLPCDVLSVDAIDMSGKHEVDLDTNIWKLRLNRDGQIIGTEYLSDLVEKEHASHGHDDHEDHHEESDHKVKLHSLDEDADKLIKKVKHAISIGEGCRVYGVLDVQRVAGNFHISVHGLNIFVAQMIFEGSSHVNVSHIIHDLSFGPKYPGIHNPLDDTVRILQAASGTFKYYIKIVPTEYKYLSKDVLSTNQFSVTEYFSPITEVDKMWPAVYFLYDLSPITVTIREERRSFLHFVTRLCAVLGGTFALTGLLDKWMYRLIESITKPNARSSLR; from the exons ATGGGTAATTTTAAACAAGTACTGAAAAGTCTTGATGCATTTCCTCGCGCCGAAGAACATTTGCTGCAGAAGACGAAATCTGGTGCCCTCG TTTCCATTGTTGGACTTGTCATTATGGCTACATTGTTCTTGCATGAGTTGACGTTTTATCTTTCAACGGATATAGTACATGAG ATGGCTGTTGACTTAAAACGTGGAGAAACACTTCCGATCCACGTTAATATGACATTCCCATCTTTGCCTTGTGATG TTCTAAGTGTTGATGCCATTGACATGTCTGGGAAGCATGAAGTCGATCTTGACACAAATATATGGAAG CTTCGCTTGAATCGTGATGGCCAAATTATTGGCACAGAGTATCTGTCAGACCTTGTGGAGAAGGAGCATGCTTCTCATGGGCATG ATGACCACGAAGATCACCATGAAGAATCTGACCACAAAGTCAAACTCCACAGTCTTGACGAAGATGCTGATAAGTTGATTAAAAAGGTGAAGCACGCTATATCTATTGGAGAAGGTTGTCGG GTATATGGGGTTTTAGATGTGCAAAGGGTTGCTGGGAACTTCCATATCTCTGTGCACGGATTGAATATTTTTGTTGCACAGATG ATTTTTGAAGGTTCTTCCCATGTCAATGTGAGTCATATAATTCATGATTTGTCTTTTGGGCCCAAATATCCTGGGATACATAACCCACTTGACGACACAGTGCGAATTTTGCAAGCTGCAAGTGGAACATTCAAGTACTATATAAAG attgttccAACTGAATACAAGTATCTCTCAAAAGACGTTTTGTCCACGAATCAATTCTCTGTCACTGAGTACTTTTCTCCTATTACTGAGGTCGATAAGATGTGGCCTG CCGTTTACTTTCTGTATGACTTGTCACCAATTACGGTGACAATTAGGGAAGAACGACGTAGTTTTTTGCATTTTGTTACACGGCTTTGTGCCGTGCTGGGTGGTACATTTGCCTTAACAG GATTGCTGGATAAGTGGATGTACAGGCTCATAGAATCAATCACAAAACCAAATGCTCGAAGTAGTTTACGATGA